In Gadus chalcogrammus isolate NIFS_2021 chromosome 1, NIFS_Gcha_1.0, whole genome shotgun sequence, the sequence cacacacacacacacacacacacacacacacacacacacacacacacacacacacacctctgtatCCTCCTTTGCTGAATAGAACTGGCCCACACACTTGTAGAGGCGACGGTTGAGGATGTTTATTAGGATCTCCCTGGCCCCAGCCAGCTCCATTGAGGTAGAAAAGAGGATCTGTTCGAAGACATTGTCTACAGGGGCATAGACACACATCAGAAGTGACTTATAGTTCATCTTAGAATAAGGAGCAGATAGTGGTGAGGCATCTTGCTTAAGGAAGCCTTAGGGTAGGTTTACCCTTGGGGTAAGAAAGAATTAGTCTTTGACATTGAAAAATGCAATAGCTAAGACAACCACAGCACCGTGTGGTCTCAACACTTACCAGTCAGCTTGGTGTATGCCACCATGTCCTCTATAGCTGTGGACAATGTGAACATTTGCCCATTTGACCCCTTGAATTGGAGGTGTTGGTCCGCCAATACAAAGGCCTCTGTGATCCTAGTTAGAAAAACATAACCAAACTCAGTTTGGAAAACAGTTACTTTCGTAATTATTGTAGTACCTAGCACAGACACAGTACTTACATGGTCTCAACAATGTTTTTTACTTTGTGCTGGCAGGCTCTTCTGTGGAGACAGTTTCTTGTGTGGAAGAAGTCATACACATTGCCCACTTCCTGTTGAATGAATACCCAGAGTTATGCTTAGTCAAATATAGGACCAATTAGAGAGCTGCTTCAATCAGATTAAAAACAGAAGTATGAGATCATTTGACCTGTTCTCTGGTACAGATTTGCTTCTCCTTTGCTTCTTTTCCTTTGTCCACATCACACACCCTGGCGAACTTGATGAAGCGGTGGTGGTCAAAGTTATTCTTGATGCCCAGGTGGTGGCAGTCTCTGAAACGAGGAACAGAAAGATGAATACATTGACATGATAGTGCAGGTTTACTTTTACAGGTTCTTGCTTTGTTTCTCCATTGATTGGTTGATCCAGAGAGAAAGATATCCCTGGCAGCTGTGGGTGTGTATTGAGTATGGTTGAGTCACTAAGGAGATTTTCAAAGACTGTATTACAAAGTGATGCAGTGAATTCTGATACcagtcattatggagcaggaaGGTGTAGTGGGGTTTACAAACAGGTAAGGGGTAAAAAGGTGAGAATATTGCACGGATAGAGAAACCCTGACGGCTATGGATGCCTGGTTGCATGGCCTTCTGGGAGAAAAATGTGAAAGATATTCGCTTTACATGCTATACCATGCTCAGAGTTCatctagactctgcatagcctcccccccttACCCCAGACACCCCTCTAACGCACTTATTGGATGTTGTACgttcttgcacttaaaaatggtatttagcattgtgtagcatcttgtcCTTGCTGTCTTTGTTGAATACCATGAAGTGGTTAATCTAGCAGTTGTtaatgcttggcacttggtacTATAAACCATGGTAAATGTAGTAGGTCTACTGTAGTGCAAACATTGGTTGGGAGTGTGGTCCTATATATCCTAAATTTAGCATTCTTTTGTATTATTGAATTATATGTTGGCCTAATATTTATTTCTACCCTATATGTCCAATAGTCATATCtcaatttaaatacattttagaaTTTAAAAAGATGACCAACTCATCACATTGGGAGGAATAATAGCGATATGACGCTACATACCGTGCCTGTTAATGTAGAAACCAAAACATTTTTGGCAGGCTATTATTTCTTGCAAGGCTTGAGGTGTAATGTTCAGTCATAtatccaataaaataaaagacaatTTCATCTTAAAACAGGAAACTCTcatttatagatattttgttGTTGGAAAAATCTTTGCACTTGACAAGTGAAACAGGATTTAAAAAGATGACCTCTATAACACGGCTGGACAGATTGGTGGAATGAGATAAATTGCACTATAACTACATAATTCTTGCTAATACGACCAAATGGACATTTGGGATTAAGTCACAAACCAGCTAGCCACCACAATATCCTGCCCCCATCGGACCCGCACTTCAAATAATTGATGGCTGCAGTGAATATCTTGCATAGTTCTAAAGAGCAGTGGCATAAACATTTCGCACCATACACAAACAAGGTTAGTGACCAGAGTAAGGACTGACCTTGCAAAGTAATCAAATTTGTCCACATCGATGCCGTTCCTTTTGTTGGATACAATCTCATACAGGTAAGGCTTCTCTGGACGGCCTTCGTATGGCAACTGTCACGACAGCCCGAGGAAACGGTTAAAAGACAAATAGAAATAGAACATAGCAATGTAGCAGCTCACTTCAAAGGAAACCCTGTTTCTGAGTCCAATGAGTTTGAACTGAAAAAGGCCTGCTATGCGGTGTAGCAAGTCTAACTAGGGGGTTCTGTGAGAACAATTCATTTTTCAGGCAATGGTGAGAGGAGGTTATGACGGTAAGTTCTTCAAGCTCTAGGCAGCATTTATTTTGTAGTTACCCCAATTTTGATCGTTGTTAGCCTcacttgtaagtcactttggataacgAATTAACTAAATCCAAAATGTACATACCGGGGCCACTCTATTGGGAAAGTCCCTTTACTAACCCCTCTGTGGGAGAGTCATTTTACAAACTCCTCTGTTGGGAGAGTCATGGTAAATTCTCCTCTGTTGGGAGAGCCATTGTTTCAACCCATCTGTTGGGAGAGTCATTGTTTCAACCCATCTGTTGGGAGAGTCATTGTGCACACCTTTTTTGTTGAATCACTAGGGTCGGTCCTTTTCCCAAAGATCAGCTCCTCGATGAATGGGATGTCCTTCTTCAGCACCAGCTTGTACTTCTCCATCACCGGCTTCAGGTTGTTAACAGCAATCAGATGTTTTAACATGTCTAGCGATGCCTTCTCGTGCTGcaatgacatacacacacactcagaggttGCTCAGGTGTCCCTCagcaagacacctcacactTACCGCTTCCAACCTAGTGACCTACGACCTAGCTGCTGCCTTGCATGGCGGACACCGCCgacagtgtgtggatgtgtgtaaaGCACTATGAATGCATTccacacgcccattattttaacttgttctcttttttttttttaacagagcTGCAGCAAAATATTCTTTAACAGTGCAAACGCCAACCCTTATCAGCTGAAACATTATTACCTGACTATGGATAATAATGTTCATCCTATGGTAGCCTGTTTTAGTCATAGAATATGATGTACGTATGCATAGTTTAGAGGTTTGTTCTCAGCTTTTGTTGAGAGCTTGCAACTTAAGGACTTTGCTTGCAACTTAATGACTGAGGACCTGAATATGTAAATGAATATAGAACAACCTCTTTAAAACATGTTGAATGATTTGCTGCAAAGACAGTTGGTGGACTAAGAAGGGGCCAGGCAGTGGGAtaaatcttactactataatagcaggcctgtcacaccagttactcaagttactcaAGTGCACATGTGCCAAACGCGAATGCAGATgtacaccgcaagcacgcacatgcgcatgaacatacacggaaacgcacacacatgcgcacacactacacacacacacacacacacacacacacacacacacacacacacacacacacacacacacacacacacacacaagcacgcgcacacaccgcacgtcaaaACAAAGGCAtcgacacatacacggaagcgcacacacacgcgaacacaaACATACCCACGCACAGGTAAGACGTACGGCTCCGCCATTGGCACACGCGCaggcaataacacacacacgcaagcacgcacatgcgcacgaacatacacggaaacgcacacacctgcgcatacaccacacacacacacacacacacacacacacacacacacacacacacacacacacacacacacacacacacacacacacacacacacacacacacacacacacaagcacgcgcatAAACCGCACGTC encodes:
- the LOC130382525 gene encoding deoxynucleoside triphosphate triphosphohydrolase SAMHD1-like, encoding MAFPQEKLSQQKSHQKVGIIVETIPHDTETETMEVAYKVFNDPIHGHIELHPLLVKIIDTPQFQRLRNIKQLGGTYYVFPGASHNRFEHSIGVAYLAGELANSLQKKQPELNINERDILCVEIAGLCHDLGHGPFSHLFDGMFIPEARKRKRESPGLKEDNKWTHEKASLDMLKHLIAVNNLKPVMEKYKLVLKKDIPFIEELIFGKRTDPSDSTKKLPYEGRPEKPYLYEIVSNKRNGIDVDKFDYFARDCHHLGIKNNFDHHRFIKFARVCDVDKGKEAKEKQICTREQEVGNVYDFFHTRNCLHRRACQHKVKNIVETMITEAFVLADQHLQFKGSNGQMFTLSTAIEDMVAYTKLTGKC